The proteins below come from a single Juglans regia cultivar Chandler chromosome 12, Walnut 2.0, whole genome shotgun sequence genomic window:
- the LOC108981274 gene encoding uncharacterized protein LOC108981274, producing the protein MSYQAHRILTPGASRKRKEREVLYSLKPSAPATAAASKPGEPLSSNRLLAGYMAYEFLKKGTLFGQKFDPARAEAVPLASSSAESKRWKPVAEAAAASVKKEHQSYAEVASILKTDGAHIPGVVNPTQLARWIQM; encoded by the coding sequence ATGAGTTATCAAGCCCATCGGATTTTGACGCCTGGGGCGTCAAGAAAGCGTAAGGAGAGAGAGGTCTTGTACTCCTTGAAGCCGTCGGCTCCAGCTACGGCGGCGGCTTCGAAGCCCGGAGAGCCGCTATCGTCGAATCGACTTTTAGCTGGGTACATGGCGTACGAATTCCTCAAGAAGGGTACCCTATTCGGGCAGAAGTTTGACCCGGCACGAGCGGAGGCGGTGCCGCTGGCGAGTTCGTCGGCGGAGTCGAAGAGGTGGAAGCCGGTAGCTGAGGCTGCGGCGGCAAGCGTGAAGAAGGAGCATCAAAGTTACGCTGAGGTGGCGAGCATACTAAAGACAGATGGGGCCCACATTCCTGGGGTTGTCAACCCTACGCAACTCGCTAGGTGGATTCAGATGTGA
- the LOC118343945 gene encoding glycine-rich cell wall structural protein-like, with protein sequence MGRGTRRSVALLCLLCLHVLTVSVIARDVVSVGKNEKEKFLNVGDGGGFGVGGGGGGGGGGGGGGGFGGGYGGGAGGGGGVGGGFGKGGGIGGGIGKGGGVGGGAGGGFGKGGGIGGGIGKGGGFGGGVGGGHGGGFGKGGGVGGGVGGGIGKGGGIGGGIGKGGGFGGGVGGGHGGGFGKGGGVGGGVGGGIGKGGGIGGGHGFGKGGGIGGGAGGGFGKGGGIGKGGGHGGGVGGGIGGGHGGGFGKGGGVGGGIGGGHGGGYGKGGGVGGGAGGGIGKGGGIGGGIGKGGGFGGGVGGGHGGGFGKGGGVGGGIGKGGGIGGGIGKGGGVGGGIGKGGGGGLGGGIGKGGGIGGGGGFGKGGGIGGGGGFGKGGGIGGGFGKGGGFGGGIGGGSGGGIGGGFGKGGGIGGGSGGGFGGGGGYGGGGGAGGGGGFGGGGGFGGGGGGGIGHH encoded by the coding sequence ATGGGTCGTGGCACTAGGAGATCAGTTGCTCTGTTATGCTTACTCTGTCTTCATGTTCTTACAGTGAGTGTGATTGCTAGGGATGTAGTGAGTGTGGGtaagaatgagaaagaaaagtttCTAAACGTTGGGGATGGAGGCGGATTTGGAgttggaggtggaggtggaggtggaggaggtggtggtggtggcggtggaTTTGGAGGTGGGTATGGGGGAGGAgctggaggtggaggtggtgtTGGTGGTGGCTTTGGCAAGGGTGGCGGCATTGGTGGTGGGATTGGTAAGGGAGGTGGAGTGGGAGGTGGCGCTGGTGGTGGCTTTGGTAAAGGTGGTGGCATTGGGGGTGGAATAGGCAAGGGTGGTGGCTTTGGAGGTGGAGTTGGGGGAGGTCATGGTGGAGGGTTTGGAAAAGGTGGGGGAGTCGGCGGAGGAGTTGGTGGTGGCATTGGCAAGGGTGGTGGTATTGGTGGAGGAATAGGCAAGGGTGGTGGCTTTGGAGGTGGAGTTGGTGGTGGTCACGGTGGAGGGTTTGGAAAAGGTGGGGGAGTTGGTGGAGGAGTTGGTGGTGGAATAGGTAAGGGTGGTGGCATTGGTGGTGGTCATGGTTTTGGAAAAGGTGGGGGTATTGGTGGAGGTGCTGGTGGTGGATTTGGTAAAGGTGGAGGCATTGGCAAGGGTGGTGGACATGGAGGAGGTGTTGGTGGCGGAATTGGTGGAGGTCATGGTGGAGGGTTTGGAAAAGGTGGAGGTGTTGGTGGCGGAATTGGTGGAGGTCATGGTGGCGGGTATGGAAAAGGTGGGGGAGTTGGCGGAGGAGCTGGAGGTGGCATTGGTAAGGGTGGTGGTATTGGGGGTGGAATAGGCAAGGGTGGTGGCTTTGGAGGTGGAGTTGGTGGTGGTCATGGTGGAGGTTTTGGGAAAGGTGGGGGAGTTGGTGGTGGAATAGGCAAGGGTGGTGGCATTGGGGGTGGAATAGGTAAGGGTGGCGGTGTCGGTGGTGGCATTGGTAAAGGTGGTGGGGGAGGCCTTGGTGGAGGCATTGGGAAGGGTGGTGGcattggtggtggtggcggcTTTGGAAAAGGTGGTGGCATTGGAGGTGGTGGCGGCTTTGGAAAAGGTGGTGGCATTGGAGGTGGGTTTGGTAAAGGTGGTGGATTTGGTGGCGGCATTGGAGGTGGATCTGGTGGTGGGATTGGAGGGGGATTTGGCAAAGGTGGAGGAATAGGGGGAGGTTCAGGAGGTGGGtttggaggtggaggtggatatggtggaggtggaggagcaGGTGGAGGTGGTGGATTTGGTGGTGGAGGCGGCTTTGGTGGAGGAGGCGGTGGTGGGATTGGACACCACTAA